A genomic stretch from Meriones unguiculatus strain TT.TT164.6M chromosome 15, Bangor_MerUng_6.1, whole genome shotgun sequence includes:
- the Orc2 gene encoding origin recognition complex subunit 2 isoform X1: MMSTLQLKEAKVLDVQFVGDDDVLNHIFDREGVTKLKKEKPQLLVNPQKIIKKSECELEKTDQEVLKDQDYVEVLGRNVQESLKNGSAVDSGKKVYSFQHRKHPEEMTKLALELAKAPRTVVPLDSKNDPEMTKNVAQKRKGYSTSEKVQLENCKKNELLSTQPQNLRKRLAPKSHCDSESEYSASNSEDDEVIAIDEEDTEVVGSSQKGQVQNRLLPVPDSRGTPAKKRKRDKASDLVEEYFEAHSSSKVLTSDRTLQKLKRTKLDQKTLRNLLSKFSPSFSAEIEQLNQQHEKMFHKWMLQLHLGFNIVLYGLGSKRDLLEKFRTTMLQDSIHVVINGFFPGISVKSILNCITEDVLEHMGTFQSVLDQRDWIMNRFKKDSSLELFLLIHNLDSQMLRGDNSQQILGQLSSLQNVYLIASIDHLNAPLMWDHAKQSLYNWLWYETTTYNPYTEETSYENSLLVKQSGSLPLSSLIHVLRSLTPNARGIFRLLIKFQLDNQDSPSYIGLSFQDFYQQCREAFLVNSDLTLRAQLTEFRDHKLIRTKKGTDGVEYLLIPVDSGTLADFLEKEEEEA; encoded by the exons ATGATGAGCACTCTGCAGTTAAAGGAAGCTAAGGTGCTGGATGTTCAATTTGTGGGAGATGATGATGTTCTTAATCACATTTTTGATCGAGAAGGAG TGActaaattaaaaaaggagaaaCCTCAGCTTTTGGTCAATCCCCAGAAGATAATAAAGAAGTCAGAATGTGAATTGGAGAAAACTGACCAGGAAGTCTTAAAGGATCAGGACTATGTGGAAGTTTTGGGAAGAAATGTTCAAG aatccTTGAAAAATGGCTCGGCTGTAGATAGTGGGAAAAAAGTTTATTCTTTTCAACATAGAAAACACCCTGAAGAGATGACTAAGTTAG CTTTAGAACTAGCCAAAGCGCCAAGAACAGTTGTTCCACTTGACTCAAAGAATGATCCTGAAATGACGAAAAATGTTGCTCAAAAAAGGAAGG GTTATTCTACTTCAGAGAAAGTTCAGCTGGAG aaCTGTAAGAAAAATGAACTTCTGTCAACACAACCTCAAAATCTAAGAAAAAGACTag CACCAAAGTCTCATTGTGACAGTGAAAGTGAATATTCGGCTTCCAACTCGGAGGATGATGAAGTGATTGCGATAGATGAAGAAGACACTGAAGTGGTCGGGTCCTCTCAGAAGGGTCAAGTTCAGAATAGACTCCTTCCAGTTCCTGATTCCAGAGGGACACCAgctaagaaaaggaaaagagacaaggca AGTGACTTGGTAGAAGAATATTTTGAAGCTCATAGTAGTTCAAAAGTCTTAACGTCTGATAGAACACTGCAGAAGCTGAAGAGAACTAAACTGGACCAG AAAACTCTTCGTAACTTACTGAGCAAATTCTCACCTTCCTTTTCTGCTGAAATTGAACAGTTAAATCAACAACATGAGAAAATGTTTCATAAATGGATGCTACAGCTACA CCTTGGGTTCAACATTGTGCTTTATGGTTTGGGGTCCAAGAGAGATTTACTAGAAAAGTTTCGAACCACCATGCTTCAAGATTCCATTCATGTTGTCATCAACGGCTTCTTTCCTGGGATCAGTGTGAAATCA ATCCTGAATTGTATAACCGAAGATGTCCTTGAGCATATGGGCACTTTCCAAAGTGTTCTGGATCAGCGAGACTGGATAATGAACAGATTTAAAAAAG ACTCTTCTTTAGAACTCTTCCTTCTTATCCACAATTTGGACAGCCAAATGTTAAGAGGAGATAACAGCCAGCAAATTCTTGGACAGCTGTCATCTTTACAGAACGTATACCTTATAGCATCTATTGATCACCTCAATGCTCCTCTCA TGTGGGATCATGCAAAGCAGAGTCTCTATAATTGGCTTTGGTATGAAACTACTACATACAATCCTTATACTGAAGAAACCTCCTATGAGAACTCCCTTCTGGTCAAACAGTCTGGATCTCTACCACTGAGTTCTCTGATTCATGTCTTACGGAGCCTTACCCCCAATGCAAG gGGGATTTTCAGGCTACTTATAAAGTTCCAGCTGGATAACCAGGACAGCCCTTCCTACATCG GACTTTCTTTTCAAGATTTTTATCAGCAGTGTCGGGAAGCATTTCTTGTAAACAGTGATCTCACACTACGAGCCCAGTTAACTGAATTTAGGGACCACAAACTTATAAGAACAAAGAAG GGAACTGATGGTGTAGAATATTTATTAATTCCTGTTGACAGCGGAACATTGGCAGATTtcttggagaaggaagaggaggaggcttaG
- the Orc2 gene encoding origin recognition complex subunit 2 isoform X2 encodes MMSTLQLKEAKVLDVQFVGDDDVLNHIFDREGESLKNGSAVDSGKKVYSFQHRKHPEEMTKLALELAKAPRTVVPLDSKNDPEMTKNVAQKRKGYSTSEKVQLENCKKNELLSTQPQNLRKRLAPKSHCDSESEYSASNSEDDEVIAIDEEDTEVVGSSQKGQVQNRLLPVPDSRGTPAKKRKRDKASDLVEEYFEAHSSSKVLTSDRTLQKLKRTKLDQKTLRNLLSKFSPSFSAEIEQLNQQHEKMFHKWMLQLHLGFNIVLYGLGSKRDLLEKFRTTMLQDSIHVVINGFFPGISVKSILNCITEDVLEHMGTFQSVLDQRDWIMNRFKKDSSLELFLLIHNLDSQMLRGDNSQQILGQLSSLQNVYLIASIDHLNAPLMWDHAKQSLYNWLWYETTTYNPYTEETSYENSLLVKQSGSLPLSSLIHVLRSLTPNARGIFRLLIKFQLDNQDSPSYIGLSFQDFYQQCREAFLVNSDLTLRAQLTEFRDHKLIRTKKGTDGVEYLLIPVDSGTLADFLEKEEEEA; translated from the exons ATGATGAGCACTCTGCAGTTAAAGGAAGCTAAGGTGCTGGATGTTCAATTTGTGGGAGATGATGATGTTCTTAATCACATTTTTGATCGAGAAGGAG aatccTTGAAAAATGGCTCGGCTGTAGATAGTGGGAAAAAAGTTTATTCTTTTCAACATAGAAAACACCCTGAAGAGATGACTAAGTTAG CTTTAGAACTAGCCAAAGCGCCAAGAACAGTTGTTCCACTTGACTCAAAGAATGATCCTGAAATGACGAAAAATGTTGCTCAAAAAAGGAAGG GTTATTCTACTTCAGAGAAAGTTCAGCTGGAG aaCTGTAAGAAAAATGAACTTCTGTCAACACAACCTCAAAATCTAAGAAAAAGACTag CACCAAAGTCTCATTGTGACAGTGAAAGTGAATATTCGGCTTCCAACTCGGAGGATGATGAAGTGATTGCGATAGATGAAGAAGACACTGAAGTGGTCGGGTCCTCTCAGAAGGGTCAAGTTCAGAATAGACTCCTTCCAGTTCCTGATTCCAGAGGGACACCAgctaagaaaaggaaaagagacaaggca AGTGACTTGGTAGAAGAATATTTTGAAGCTCATAGTAGTTCAAAAGTCTTAACGTCTGATAGAACACTGCAGAAGCTGAAGAGAACTAAACTGGACCAG AAAACTCTTCGTAACTTACTGAGCAAATTCTCACCTTCCTTTTCTGCTGAAATTGAACAGTTAAATCAACAACATGAGAAAATGTTTCATAAATGGATGCTACAGCTACA CCTTGGGTTCAACATTGTGCTTTATGGTTTGGGGTCCAAGAGAGATTTACTAGAAAAGTTTCGAACCACCATGCTTCAAGATTCCATTCATGTTGTCATCAACGGCTTCTTTCCTGGGATCAGTGTGAAATCA ATCCTGAATTGTATAACCGAAGATGTCCTTGAGCATATGGGCACTTTCCAAAGTGTTCTGGATCAGCGAGACTGGATAATGAACAGATTTAAAAAAG ACTCTTCTTTAGAACTCTTCCTTCTTATCCACAATTTGGACAGCCAAATGTTAAGAGGAGATAACAGCCAGCAAATTCTTGGACAGCTGTCATCTTTACAGAACGTATACCTTATAGCATCTATTGATCACCTCAATGCTCCTCTCA TGTGGGATCATGCAAAGCAGAGTCTCTATAATTGGCTTTGGTATGAAACTACTACATACAATCCTTATACTGAAGAAACCTCCTATGAGAACTCCCTTCTGGTCAAACAGTCTGGATCTCTACCACTGAGTTCTCTGATTCATGTCTTACGGAGCCTTACCCCCAATGCAAG gGGGATTTTCAGGCTACTTATAAAGTTCCAGCTGGATAACCAGGACAGCCCTTCCTACATCG GACTTTCTTTTCAAGATTTTTATCAGCAGTGTCGGGAAGCATTTCTTGTAAACAGTGATCTCACACTACGAGCCCAGTTAACTGAATTTAGGGACCACAAACTTATAAGAACAAAGAAG GGAACTGATGGTGTAGAATATTTATTAATTCCTGTTGACAGCGGAACATTGGCAGATTtcttggagaaggaagaggaggaggcttaG